The genomic region TTCTCTTCCTGCAACAGGAGGACATCATGGCTAGGGAATCGAAGGCGGTGATCAATATCGCCGATCTCAAGCTCGACCATTGGAAACAGGGCACGCTCTATGAAAGCGTCGACACTTCGTTCGGCACCCTTCTTGGCTTGACCGGCCTCGGCATCAGCTACAACGAGGTGCCGCCGGGCAAATCCGGCTGCCCCTTCCACAACCATCATGTCGAAGACGAGCTTTTTTACGTGATATCGGGCACCGGCGAATACCGCTTCGGCGACGAGCGCGATGCGATCAGGGCGGGAGACGTGCTCGGCGCGCCGGCCGGCGGCCCGGAAACGGCGCACCAGATCCTCAACACAGGCACGGCTCCCCTCGTCTATCTCGGCATCTCGACGATGGCGAAGACCGAGATCGTCGAATATCCCGATTCCGGAAAGTTTCTCGCCAAGACGAACAGGGGCGATAGCAAACCTCAGCGCTTCCGCCATATCGGCCGGCCGGAAAGCGATCTCGATTATTGGGACGGCGAGCCCGGCGCCTGAAGGACCCGATATGACCGACATCCCGACCCTCGAAACCGAGCGGCTGACGCTCCGCCCTCACCGCCTCGACGATTTCGAGGCGCATGCGGCACTCTGGGCGGACGAACATGTGGTTCGCTTCATCAGCGGCATCCCCTCGACGCGCGAGCAGAGCTGGAGCCGCCTGCTGCGGATTGCCGGGATGTGGCACCATATGGGCTTCGGCTTTCTTGCGATCGAGGAAAAGGCGAGCGGCCGGTTCATCGGCGAAGCGGGCTTCATGGAATCGCGCCGCGAGATGGAACCGTCGATCGAGGGGACCATGGAACTCGGCTGGGCGCTGATGCCCTCGGCGCATGGCCGCGGTTATGCCACCGAGGCGCTGACCGCGCTGATCGGCTGGGCGGAGCGCTATTTCCCGGGAAAGCCGATGAGCTGCATCATCAGCCCGGAGAACCGGGCCTCGCTCAGGGTCGCAGCCAAGCTCGGTTTCCGCGAGATCACGCGCACGCAGTATAACGGCGAGATTATTCAGTTTTCGAGGTAGGGAATCCGCCAGGTGGGCAGCGCAGTGCGCGCCGTT from Rhizobium sp. BT03 harbors:
- a CDS encoding cupin domain-containing protein, with protein sequence MARESKAVINIADLKLDHWKQGTLYESVDTSFGTLLGLTGLGISYNEVPPGKSGCPFHNHHVEDELFYVISGTGEYRFGDERDAIRAGDVLGAPAGGPETAHQILNTGTAPLVYLGISTMAKTEIVEYPDSGKFLAKTNRGDSKPQRFRHIGRPESDLDYWDGEPGA
- a CDS encoding GNAT family N-acetyltransferase, yielding MTDIPTLETERLTLRPHRLDDFEAHAALWADEHVVRFISGIPSTREQSWSRLLRIAGMWHHMGFGFLAIEEKASGRFIGEAGFMESRREMEPSIEGTMELGWALMPSAHGRGYATEALTALIGWAERYFPGKPMSCIISPENRASLRVAAKLGFREITRTQYNGEIIQFSR